One Nitrososphaerota archaeon DNA segment encodes these proteins:
- the cofE gene encoding coenzyme F420-0:L-glutamate ligase, whose protein sequence is MGSVIITGIQGLPEIQPGDDLSKLILDATSKQGFKLVDGDILVVTSKIVSKAEGRIIRIGDVEPSPIAMHYSKLLHMDPRKVEIVLSEARRIVRMSEGLIIAETRHGFICANGGIDQSNMEPGVIALLPKNPDRSARRIAQKIKTNTGVDAAIVITDTFGRPWREGQTNVAIGVAGLNPMKPYFGMKDSFGYELKVTNVAVADEIASASELVMGKLDKVPVAVVRGYYYEPAKGSSRRLVRKASRDLFR, encoded by the coding sequence ATGGGCTCTGTCATCATCACAGGGATTCAAGGTCTTCCAGAGATTCAGCCGGGAGACGATTTATCCAAGTTGATTCTGGACGCTACTTCCAAACAAGGCTTCAAGCTTGTTGATGGAGATATTTTAGTGGTCACCTCAAAGATAGTATCGAAGGCTGAGGGTAGAATTATTCGTATAGGTGATGTTGAACCTTCTCCGATTGCCATGCACTACTCTAAGCTTCTACACATGGATCCGAGGAAGGTTGAAATCGTTCTTTCAGAAGCACGCAGAATCGTTCGAATGAGCGAGGGCTTAATCATAGCAGAGACCCGTCACGGTTTCATCTGTGCAAACGGCGGCATCGATCAGTCAAACATGGAGCCGGGAGTAATTGCTCTGCTTCCTAAGAACCCTGATAGATCAGCCCGACGGATCGCGCAGAAAATTAAGACAAACACAGGTGTAGATGCAGCGATCGTCATAACCGATACTTTTGGGCGACCTTGGCGTGAGGGACAGACTAATGTAGCGATAGGGGTCGCCGGGCTTAACCCGATGAAACCGTACTTCGGTATGAAGGACAGCTTCGGATACGAGTTAAAGGTAACCAACGTCGCGGTTGCGGATGAAATCGCCTCAGCCTCCGAGCTGGTAATGGGAAAACTCGACAAGGTACCGGTCGCAGTAGTGCGAGGATACTATTACGAACCGGCGAAAGGCTCATCCCGCCGCTTGGTGCGAAAGGCCTCTAGAGACCTCTTCAGGTAG